The genomic interval CGTCTTTTTTGCAGATCAATAATACATTATCGTATTCAGCGACAATATATCCATCCAGGCCTTGTACCACCACAAGCCGGTCTTTAGGCGTTTTAATAATGCAGTTTTTGGTATCATATAGCATCACCTGGCCATCGATTACATTCTGGGCGGAATCTTTATGCGAAACTTCATACAGCGATTTCCAGGTTCCCAGATCAGACCAGCCAAAATCACTCAGCACTACATACACTTCGTTACTTTTCTCCATGACCCCATTATCTATAGAAATATTCTTACAGAAGGAATAAGTCTTTTTGATGAAAGCTTCTTCTCCATCGGTATAATAAACTTTCTTTCCTCCTTCAAACAAATCAGCCATTTCATCCAGGTGAAGCTGGAAGTTTTTCATAATTGCTTTGGCATTCCATATAAAAATACCGGCATTCCACACATAGTCGCCGCTTTCAAGAAACTGCTGTGCCAGTTCCAGGAAAGGTTTTTCTGTAAACGTTTTTACTTTCTTAATGTCTGCATCGGCATTAGGGATGTATTGAATATAGCCGTAGCCAGTATCAGGCCGGCTGGGTTTAATGCCTAGGGTAATCAGGATATCACGTTTTTCAGTAGCATCCAGCGCTTTTTTAATGGTGCGCTTAAATTCTTCTTCTTTTAATATAATATGGTCGGCAGGTGCTACTACAATATTGGCATGCGGGTTTTTAACTGCAATTTTATAACTGGCATACGCAATACAAGGGGCTGTGTTCCGCCGGGTAGGTTCCAGCAGGATCTGGTCGGGGGTAAGAAAAGGAAGCTGTTTTTGTACGAGATCCTTATAATCGACACTAGTGACAATAAAAATATTTTCGGGAGGACAAATGCCGGTAAAGCGGTCAGCGGTTTGTTGTAATAATGTTTTTCCGGTGCCCAATACATCATGAAATTGCTTGGGGAAGTCTGTACGGCTAAAAGGCCAGAAACGGGTACCTACACCGCCGGCCATAATTACAACATAATTATTCTGTGTCATGGTTTAAAGTTTGAACTGCAAAGGTAAGGATAGTTTT from Rhodocytophaga rosea carries:
- a CDS encoding mannose-1-phosphate guanylyltransferase, which encodes MTQNNYVVIMAGGVGTRFWPFSRTDFPKQFHDVLGTGKTLLQQTADRFTGICPPENIFIVTSVDYKDLVQKQLPFLTPDQILLEPTRRNTAPCIAYASYKIAVKNPHANIVVAPADHIILKEEEFKRTIKKALDATEKRDILITLGIKPSRPDTGYGYIQYIPNADADIKKVKTFTEKPFLELAQQFLESGDYVWNAGIFIWNAKAIMKNFQLHLDEMADLFEGGKKVYYTDGEEAFIKKTYSFCKNISIDNGVMEKSNEVYVVLSDFGWSDLGTWKSLYEVSHKDSAQNVIDGQVMLYDTKNCIIKTPKDRLVVVQGLDGYIVAEYDNVLLICKKDEEQKVKEFVADAKSKGAEYI